The following are from one region of the Marinomonas sp. CT5 genome:
- a CDS encoding alpha-glucosidase encodes MTSNLNWWKGGIIYQIYPRSFMDANGDGIGDLVGITSKLDYVASLGVDAIWLSPIFTSPMKDFGYDVSDYCDIDPMFGSLADFKVLVDRAHELGLKVMIDQVISHSADVHPWFEESRQDKTNPKADWYVWSDPKPDGSPPNNWLSIFGGSAWKWDSRRLQYYLHNFLESQPDFNFHNPEVRQAHLDNMRFWLELGVDGFRLDTVNFYFHSQGLEDNPPVPAGEPKTMGAPHDNPYTYQRHVYDLSRPENLDFLKDLRAMMDEFPGSTMVGEIGDDFPLKRMAEYTSGGDKLHMAYTFDFLNKPHSPEYIRTTLADMNNIVGDGWPCWALSNHDVVRSRTRWGAEEDGKAYPLVAMALILSLRGSVCLYQGEELGLPEADVPFERIQDPYGIPLWPVFKGRDGCRTPMVWDKSALGGFSTVEPWLPVDKNHLALSVAEQEANPDALLHKVRQLIHWRQQQPALVNGELSQQDVGNEQLIGLVREYDGERLLVILNMTGETQQAVIKNDIKDVLQGHGFESALEGQALTLPAYQAFYARLS; translated from the coding sequence ATGACGAGTAACCTGAATTGGTGGAAAGGTGGGATTATTTATCAAATTTACCCACGCAGCTTTATGGATGCCAATGGTGATGGCATAGGAGATCTTGTCGGTATTACAAGTAAGCTGGATTATGTTGCTTCCCTTGGTGTCGATGCGATTTGGCTCTCGCCTATCTTTACGTCGCCAATGAAAGATTTTGGCTACGATGTATCAGACTATTGCGATATCGATCCCATGTTTGGTTCGTTGGCAGATTTTAAAGTACTGGTTGATCGCGCCCATGAGTTGGGGTTAAAAGTGATGATCGATCAGGTGATAAGTCATTCCGCTGATGTTCATCCTTGGTTCGAAGAAAGTCGTCAGGATAAAACCAATCCAAAAGCGGATTGGTATGTATGGTCTGATCCGAAACCGGATGGCTCTCCACCAAATAACTGGTTGTCTATTTTTGGTGGCAGTGCTTGGAAATGGGACAGCCGTCGTTTGCAGTATTATTTGCATAACTTCTTAGAATCTCAGCCAGATTTTAACTTCCATAACCCTGAAGTTCGTCAGGCTCATTTGGATAACATGCGTTTTTGGTTAGAGCTTGGTGTTGATGGTTTCCGTTTGGATACGGTGAATTTCTACTTCCATAGCCAAGGTTTGGAAGACAATCCACCAGTGCCTGCTGGGGAGCCAAAAACCATGGGGGCACCACATGATAATCCTTATACTTATCAGCGACATGTGTATGATTTAAGCCGCCCAGAAAACTTGGATTTCTTAAAAGACTTACGCGCTATGATGGACGAGTTTCCTGGTAGCACTATGGTGGGTGAGATCGGCGATGATTTCCCTTTGAAGCGTATGGCGGAATACACATCGGGTGGCGATAAGCTGCACATGGCGTACACCTTCGATTTTTTGAATAAGCCACATTCGCCAGAATACATCCGTACAACCTTGGCGGATATGAATAATATTGTCGGTGATGGTTGGCCGTGTTGGGCACTATCTAACCACGACGTCGTGCGTTCACGTACGCGTTGGGGAGCGGAAGAAGATGGTAAAGCGTATCCCTTAGTTGCGATGGCATTGATTTTGTCTTTACGTGGCAGTGTTTGTTTGTATCAAGGAGAAGAGCTGGGTCTACCTGAAGCTGATGTACCGTTCGAACGTATTCAAGACCCTTATGGCATTCCATTATGGCCTGTGTTTAAAGGCCGTGATGGTTGTCGTACGCCGATGGTATGGGATAAATCAGCATTGGGTGGCTTTTCTACCGTTGAGCCTTGGTTGCCCGTTGATAAAAACCATTTAGCATTGAGTGTTGCTGAGCAAGAAGCGAATCCAGATGCCTTGTTGCATAAAGTGCGTCAGTTGATTCATTGGCGTCAACAGCAACCCGCTCTGGTGAATGGCGAACTGTCTCAGCAGGATGTAGGCAATGAACAGCTTATTGGTTTAGTACGTGAATACGACGGTGAGCGTCTTCTTGTGATATTAAATATGACAGGTGAAACACAGCAAGCCGTTATAAAGAATGACATCAAGGATGTGCTACAGGGGCATGGATTTGAGTCGGCGTTGGAAGGTCAGGCATTGACTTTACCCGCTTACCAAGCGTTCTACGCTCGGCTTTCTTAA
- the ugpC gene encoding sn-glycerol-3-phosphate ABC transporter ATP-binding protein UgpC has product MADVKLTNVKKVYSNNVEVLKDINLDIKQGEFIVFVGPSGCGKSTLLRMISGLEEISAGTLEIDGTVVNDVPPALRGIAMVFQSYALYPHMTVYDNMAFSLQIAKVSKADIEQQVRKAAEMLQLTPYLDRLPKALSGGQRQRVAIGRAIVRRPKVFLFDEPLSNLDAALRVATRMEIANLKDSMPDSTMIYVTHDQVEAMTLADRIVLLSGGNIEQVGSPLELYEHPANVFVAKFIGSPAMNIVPCRIEQAGAQTLVSLSASASIQTPIVTEPSEQAKPAFFGIRPEDLVVVSSEQDSLFSGSVSFVESLGEATLLYVNIPGADEMVIAKQAGTLNISRGDKVYLSAPPEKMHLFDENEQSYVRKS; this is encoded by the coding sequence ATGGCTGATGTAAAACTCACCAATGTAAAGAAAGTTTATTCGAATAATGTTGAAGTATTAAAAGACATTAATCTGGATATCAAGCAAGGCGAATTCATTGTCTTCGTTGGTCCGTCTGGCTGTGGTAAGTCTACGTTATTACGTATGATTTCTGGATTAGAAGAAATTTCGGCAGGTACCTTAGAAATTGATGGCACAGTGGTTAATGACGTGCCTCCAGCGTTGCGCGGTATTGCCATGGTGTTTCAAAGCTACGCTTTGTATCCGCACATGACGGTATATGACAACATGGCGTTTAGCTTACAAATTGCGAAAGTAAGCAAGGCTGATATTGAGCAACAGGTACGCAAAGCCGCTGAAATGTTGCAATTGACGCCTTATCTTGATCGTTTGCCAAAAGCACTATCTGGTGGGCAGCGTCAGCGTGTGGCTATCGGTCGTGCGATTGTGCGTCGTCCAAAAGTCTTTTTGTTTGATGAGCCGTTATCTAACTTGGATGCGGCATTACGTGTTGCGACACGTATGGAAATCGCCAACCTGAAAGACAGCATGCCGGATTCGACGATGATTTATGTTACCCACGATCAGGTGGAAGCGATGACATTGGCGGATCGTATCGTGCTTTTGTCTGGCGGTAATATAGAGCAAGTCGGTTCGCCATTAGAATTATATGAGCATCCGGCAAATGTGTTTGTGGCGAAATTTATTGGTTCGCCTGCAATGAACATTGTCCCTTGTCGTATTGAGCAAGCGGGCGCGCAAACTCTAGTATCTTTGTCGGCATCTGCATCAATCCAAACGCCTATCGTGACTGAACCGAGTGAGCAGGCGAAACCTGCCTTTTTTGGAATCCGCCCAGAAGATCTTGTTGTGGTTTCCTCTGAGCAAGATAGTTTGTTCTCAGGCAGTGTCTCTTTTGTTGAATCCCTTGGTGAAGCCACTTTGTTGTATGTGAATATTCCGGGGGCTGATGAAATGGTCATTGCTAAGCAAGCTGGCACATTGAATATCTCTCGTGGCGATAAAGTGTATTTGTCTGCACCACCAGAAAAAATGCATTTGTTTGATGAGAATGAGCAGTCATATGTACGTAAGAGTTAG
- a CDS encoding carbohydrate ABC transporter permease, translating to MITSSKRTSLTLLVHATVLFLVIIWTVPTAGLFISSIRDKSQLSNSGWWTALSTSEQRLVARAHEPKKQVQEGDRFVIRGNLFEGSAGEVTKFGSSSLRPGEFEVGTVAELKKGKTLQVMKNGDYVFSSPVEWKGSRGSRIFYTAEIPPRFTLDNYREVLSAEGLGKSFINSLTVTIPATIIPILVAAFAAYALAWMSFPGRALLVAAVVGLLVVPLQMSLIPLLKTYNLIGEFFGVGSKTYVGIWLAHTGFGLPLAIYLLRNYIVGLPREIIESARVDGASDFDIFRKIVLPLSFPALASFAIFQFLWVWNDLLIAMVFLGNDADHMVLTGQLRELLGSRGGNWEILTASAFITIIIPLCVFFGLQRYLVRGLLAGSVK from the coding sequence ATGATCACGTCATCTAAACGTACTTCGTTAACTCTTTTAGTCCATGCGACTGTGTTGTTTTTAGTGATTATTTGGACGGTTCCCACGGCGGGTTTGTTTATCTCTTCTATTCGAGATAAAAGTCAATTATCGAACTCTGGCTGGTGGACGGCGTTATCAACGTCAGAGCAACGTCTTGTAGCGCGGGCTCATGAACCTAAGAAACAAGTTCAAGAAGGTGATCGTTTTGTCATTCGAGGCAATCTTTTTGAAGGCTCTGCGGGTGAGGTGACTAAGTTTGGTTCCAGCTCATTGAGACCTGGTGAATTTGAGGTTGGCACCGTGGCTGAACTGAAGAAAGGCAAGACGCTGCAAGTGATGAAAAACGGCGACTATGTGTTTTCTTCGCCGGTTGAATGGAAAGGTTCCCGTGGCTCGCGTATTTTTTATACTGCCGAAATTCCTCCGCGTTTTACGTTGGATAATTATCGCGAAGTATTGAGTGCCGAAGGTCTGGGGAAATCCTTTATCAACTCATTAACCGTTACTATTCCTGCGACTATTATTCCCATTCTTGTGGCTGCGTTTGCGGCCTACGCCTTAGCGTGGATGAGCTTTCCTGGTCGCGCACTATTGGTTGCGGCTGTGGTTGGTTTGCTGGTGGTTCCACTGCAAATGTCGCTGATTCCGCTTTTGAAAACCTATAATTTAATTGGTGAGTTTTTTGGTGTTGGGTCGAAGACCTATGTGGGAATTTGGCTAGCGCATACCGGGTTTGGTCTGCCTTTGGCGATTTACCTACTGCGTAATTATATTGTGGGTTTACCCAGAGAAATTATTGAGTCTGCTCGTGTTGACGGGGCTTCAGACTTTGATATCTTCCGTAAAATTGTTTTACCTCTGTCTTTTCCTGCATTGGCGTCGTTTGCCATCTTCCAATTCCTTTGGGTATGGAATGATTTGCTGATTGCCATGGTGTTCCTAGGTAATGATGCGGATCATATGGTGCTAACCGGACAACTTCGTGAACTATTGGGGTCTCGTGGCGGTAACTGGGAGATCCTGACCGCTTCTGCGTTTATTACCATCATTATTCCTTTGTGTGTCTTCTTTGGCTTACAGCGCTATTTGGTTCGCGGTTTGCTAGCGGGCTCGGTGAAATAA
- a CDS encoding sugar ABC transporter permease, producing the protein MGQLASALGIMILGVLGCVVYFYGSNYLLDKIFPTKSGSATAVARNLRMANTIRPWLFLGPAVLLLTFYLFYPVIDSIRLSFYGRSGEDFVGLANYKWLFGSDEFYESFRNNMLWLIVVPTAATFFGLIIATMTDRIWWGNIAKSLIFMPMAISFVGASVIWKFIYDFRTGGEDQIGLLNALVVFFGGEPQTWLTIPIWNNFFLMVILIWIQTGFAMVILSAALRGIPDETIEAAVLDGANGFQIFYKIMVPQIWGTIAVVWTTITILVLKVFDIVLAMTNAQWGTQVLANQMFSWMFNGGGDFGRGAVIALVIMVLVIPIMVWNIRRANAEMEGR; encoded by the coding sequence ATGGGACAGCTTGCCTCTGCGTTAGGAATCATGATTCTAGGGGTTCTAGGGTGTGTCGTGTATTTCTACGGCTCGAACTACCTTTTGGATAAAATTTTTCCAACTAAAAGCGGTTCTGCGACAGCTGTTGCGCGAAATTTACGCATGGCGAATACTATTCGTCCTTGGCTATTTTTGGGCCCTGCGGTTTTATTGCTGACGTTTTATCTTTTTTATCCCGTTATTGATTCTATTCGCCTGTCTTTTTATGGACGTAGTGGTGAAGATTTTGTCGGGTTGGCGAACTATAAATGGCTGTTCGGCAGTGATGAGTTCTATGAATCTTTCCGAAATAACATGCTGTGGCTGATTGTTGTGCCAACAGCGGCGACGTTTTTTGGTTTGATTATAGCGACCATGACAGACCGTATTTGGTGGGGCAATATCGCCAAAAGTTTGATTTTCATGCCAATGGCGATTTCCTTTGTGGGGGCGTCGGTTATTTGGAAATTCATTTACGATTTCCGCACGGGTGGTGAAGATCAAATCGGTTTATTAAATGCCTTGGTCGTCTTCTTTGGCGGTGAGCCACAAACCTGGCTGACCATTCCTATTTGGAACAATTTCTTCCTAATGGTCATTCTAATTTGGATTCAAACAGGCTTTGCCATGGTGATCCTGTCTGCGGCGTTGCGTGGTATTCCAGATGAAACCATTGAGGCTGCCGTGTTAGATGGCGCGAATGGTTTTCAAATTTTCTACAAGATTATGGTACCGCAAATTTGGGGCACCATTGCCGTAGTTTGGACCACGATTACCATTTTGGTGTTGAAGGTTTTCGATATCGTTTTGGCGATGACAAATGCTCAATGGGGCACTCAAGTATTGGCCAACCAGATGTTTAGTTGGATGTTTAATGGCGGCGGCGATTTTGGTCGCGGCGCGGTAATTGCGTTGGTTATTATGGTTCTGGTTATCCCAATTATGGTGTGGAATATTCGTCGCGCTAATGCTGAAATGGAGGGACGTTAA
- a CDS encoding ABC transporter substrate-binding protein, translating to MKKSLLSMAVALTLSANAVHAADLMFKPGEDSRFSWDSYEALKKNDLSGETISIFGPWTGDEKGNFERVAAYFEKATGAKVKYAGSDSFEQQIVIDTQAGSAPNISVFPQPGLAADLAAKGFLTPLSDTVKEGVKKDYAAGQSWVDLATFKDKQGDKEFYGVFYRADLKSLVWYSPDNFEDAGYDVPETMEDLKALTKQIVADGGTPWCIGLGSGAATGWPATDWVEDLLLRTQPASVYDKWVTNEIKFDDPRIVGAIEEFGWFARNDKFVDGGAGAVASTDFRDSPKGLFTSPPKCYMHRQASFIPAFFPEGTKLGLDADFFYFPSYASKDLGNPVLGAGTLMSVTNDSKGARAFIDFIRSPIAHELWMAQTGFISAHLKANPETYSSEAAKKQGEILRYATTFRFDGSDLMPGKIGAGSFWTGMVDYTGGKDAKEVAHDIQKTWDALK from the coding sequence ATGAAAAAATCTCTACTGTCTATGGCGGTCGCCCTGACACTTTCCGCAAATGCTGTGCACGCAGCTGATCTCATGTTCAAGCCTGGTGAAGATTCTCGTTTCAGCTGGGACAGCTATGAAGCGCTAAAAAAGAATGATCTATCCGGTGAAACCATCTCTATCTTTGGTCCTTGGACTGGCGATGAGAAGGGCAACTTTGAGCGTGTTGCGGCGTACTTTGAAAAAGCTACAGGGGCGAAAGTAAAATACGCAGGCTCAGACTCTTTTGAGCAGCAAATCGTTATCGATACTCAAGCTGGCAGCGCGCCAAATATTTCTGTTTTTCCTCAGCCAGGCTTGGCAGCCGATCTAGCGGCTAAGGGCTTTTTAACACCTCTTAGTGATACGGTAAAAGAAGGTGTCAAAAAGGATTACGCAGCAGGTCAGTCTTGGGTTGATCTTGCGACTTTTAAAGACAAGCAAGGTGATAAAGAATTCTACGGTGTGTTCTATCGTGCGGATTTGAAATCGTTAGTGTGGTATTCGCCAGATAACTTTGAAGACGCAGGTTATGACGTTCCTGAAACTATGGAAGATCTTAAGGCGTTAACAAAACAAATCGTCGCTGATGGTGGCACGCCTTGGTGTATCGGTTTGGGTTCCGGCGCAGCAACAGGTTGGCCTGCAACCGATTGGGTAGAAGATTTATTACTTCGTACGCAACCAGCATCGGTTTACGATAAATGGGTAACAAACGAAATCAAGTTTGATGATCCTCGTATCGTTGGTGCTATCGAAGAGTTTGGTTGGTTCGCGCGCAATGACAAGTTCGTTGATGGTGGTGCGGGTGCGGTAGCATCGACAGACTTCCGCGATAGTCCAAAGGGCTTGTTCACTTCCCCTCCTAAATGTTATATGCATCGTCAAGCGTCGTTTATCCCAGCTTTCTTCCCAGAAGGTACGAAATTGGGTCTAGATGCGGATTTCTTCTACTTCCCATCTTACGCGTCCAAAGACTTGGGTAACCCTGTATTGGGTGCTGGTACTTTAATGAGTGTTACCAATGACTCTAAAGGTGCTCGTGCGTTTATCGATTTCATTCGCTCGCCAATCGCTCATGAGTTGTGGATGGCGCAAACTGGCTTTATCTCTGCACACTTGAAAGCCAATCCAGAAACTTATTCAAGTGAAGCAGCGAAGAAACAAGGTGAGATCTTACGCTATGCTACGACCTTCCGTTTTGATGGATCGGACTTGATGCCAGGTAAAATCGGTGCCGGTTCTTTCTGGACAGGTATGGTTGATTACACAGGCGGTAAAGATGCCAAAGAAGTGGCTCATGACATCCAGAAAACATGGGATGCCTTGAAGTAA
- a CDS encoding carbohydrate kinase: protein MTTKVMAFGEALIDFLSNGATKAGELESFTKFPGGAPANVAVAVARLGGNSHFVGQVGDDAFGHFLKASLDDYGVNTSNMLMTKEAKTALAFVSLDQTGERSFEFYRSPSADILFREDDFQAAWFAGNHGVFHTCSNTLTDADITKATLAGVSMARATNWIVSIDVNLRTNLWPNGQVDSKRVIDWMQSGDVVKASLEELAVLAEDPFALIEQSLAAGVTLFVLTDGGNPIRFYTTAHGECEVVTPKVEVKDTTAAGDAFVGGLLYKLAEYGGDSGVLATLSQQTLVDIVRFAAACGADSVTKLGAYPSLPSLAEAEAQLSRF, encoded by the coding sequence ATGACAACAAAAGTGATGGCATTCGGCGAAGCCTTGATCGATTTCCTTTCTAATGGAGCCACCAAAGCAGGAGAGCTTGAATCTTTTACTAAATTCCCTGGCGGAGCGCCAGCGAATGTGGCTGTGGCCGTGGCGCGTCTGGGCGGTAACAGCCATTTTGTTGGCCAAGTCGGTGATGATGCGTTTGGCCACTTCCTGAAAGCATCTCTTGATGACTATGGTGTGAATACCAGCAATATGCTGATGACCAAAGAAGCCAAAACCGCATTGGCATTTGTCAGCTTGGATCAAACAGGTGAACGCAGTTTTGAGTTTTATCGTAGTCCTTCTGCAGATATTTTGTTCCGTGAAGACGATTTTCAGGCCGCTTGGTTTGCTGGTAACCATGGCGTTTTTCATACTTGTTCTAACACGTTGACCGATGCGGACATTACGAAAGCCACGTTGGCTGGCGTTAGCATGGCTCGCGCGACAAATTGGATCGTAAGTATTGATGTTAATTTACGTACCAACCTTTGGCCCAATGGCCAAGTAGACAGCAAGCGTGTGATTGATTGGATGCAAAGCGGCGATGTGGTGAAAGCTAGCCTAGAAGAACTGGCTGTGCTGGCGGAAGATCCGTTTGCGCTGATCGAACAGTCTCTCGCAGCGGGAGTGACCTTATTTGTCTTAACCGATGGTGGTAATCCGATTCGTTTTTATACAACTGCACACGGCGAGTGCGAAGTGGTCACTCCGAAAGTAGAAGTGAAAGACACCACTGCGGCAGGCGATGCCTTTGTCGGCGGTTTGTTATATAAACTTGCAGAATACGGTGGAGACAGCGGTGTGTTAGCGACATTGTCACAGCAAACACTTGTGGATATTGTTCGATTCGCGGCTGCTTGTGGGGCAGACTCGGTGACAAAATTAGGTGCTTATCCGTCTTTGCCTTCTCTTGCTGAGGCGGAAGCCCAACTTAGTCGTTTTTAG
- a CDS encoding response regulator transcription factor, whose protein sequence is MTNTKCIYVVDDDDEIRTLLKTYLEKHQFKVLTADSGETFLKDFRPSQDIDLVILDIMLPGQDGFAVCRSLRTQSQVPVIMLTANSDEMDRIIGLEIGADDYLAKPFNPRELLARIKAILRRMEHTEVVDITPPVAHRFYRFADFTLDTLSRELHFKDEKESLSGADYNLLMLFLTHPGAVLTREQIAENTRGRDSAPLDRFIDVHVSRLRQRLREDARQPQLIKTIRGQGYILTASVEVISDAH, encoded by the coding sequence ATGACCAACACTAAATGCATCTATGTTGTAGACGATGACGACGAGATTCGTACCCTGCTCAAAACCTATCTAGAAAAGCATCAATTTAAGGTACTGACAGCCGATTCAGGTGAGACTTTTTTAAAGGATTTTCGACCAAGTCAGGACATTGATTTGGTTATTCTAGATATCATGCTTCCAGGGCAAGATGGCTTTGCTGTCTGTCGCTCTCTAAGAACGCAATCACAAGTTCCGGTCATTATGTTAACGGCAAACTCCGATGAAATGGATCGCATTATCGGCTTAGAAATTGGCGCCGATGATTATCTTGCTAAACCCTTTAACCCGCGAGAGCTGCTGGCCAGAATCAAAGCGATCTTACGACGTATGGAACATACTGAAGTGGTTGATATCACTCCGCCAGTTGCCCATCGCTTTTATCGCTTCGCAGACTTTACCTTAGACACACTTTCACGAGAGCTGCATTTCAAAGACGAAAAAGAATCGCTATCCGGCGCTGACTACAATCTATTAATGCTGTTTTTAACTCATCCCGGCGCGGTGCTCACGCGCGAACAAATTGCCGAAAACACCCGCGGTCGCGACAGTGCCCCACTAGATCGCTTTATTGATGTGCATGTCAGCCGCTTACGCCAACGTTTGCGTGAAGATGCCCGCCAACCTCAGCTGATCAAAACCATTCGCGGCCAAGGCTACATATTAACCGCCAGCGTCGAAGTCATTAGCGATGCCCACTAA
- a CDS encoding ATP-binding protein, translated as MPTNTQASKRSRLKRWSQSLTGQILIIMALGVASAQFISSTIWLRQLESDTEENVREVSKHMAFRIAATVSYFKSLPTNYRHIVIDQLQDMGGTRFFVTLNKEEIRINNIPDSPLKDIVKNEVQSTLVKQLGIHNAKIAFSSPSDLHVINNQTRLVDLPERWGHHSLLVKPLTPPIIVIQIPINDKDWLYLASLMPDPYFLDGTTALSGDRLFSMAMSVVTVLLLSILILRRVTRPLATLARAAERFGQGDWQPIKEVGSVEVRNTAKAFNDMQRRIQRYLNDRERLFASISHDLKTPITRLRLRAEMLDEDDIRDAMIRDLEDLDMLLKGALQSVKETDIHENRVEVNISRMLRDMQSTANLNGTKLTVEGELQHPFIGKPLAIKRCLGNLVDNALFYGKTATVYIEDDEDEVCIRVCDQGPGIPIDKMDKVFQPYTRLTPDHSGHPGGMGLGLSIARNIARAHGGEVTLSNHMPQGLEAKLWLPRH; from the coding sequence ATGCCCACTAACACTCAAGCCAGTAAACGCTCGCGACTCAAGCGCTGGTCCCAGTCTCTGACCGGGCAAATTTTGATCATCATGGCACTGGGTGTTGCCAGCGCTCAATTCATCAGCTCGACCATTTGGCTTCGCCAATTAGAGTCTGATACCGAAGAAAACGTGCGCGAAGTCTCTAAGCACATGGCCTTTCGTATCGCCGCGACCGTCAGCTACTTCAAATCGTTACCCACCAATTATCGTCATATCGTCATAGACCAGTTACAAGACATGGGTGGAACTCGCTTTTTTGTCACACTCAATAAAGAAGAGATTCGCATCAATAACATCCCTGACTCGCCACTCAAAGACATAGTCAAAAACGAAGTACAATCGACACTGGTCAAACAATTAGGCATCCACAATGCCAAAATTGCTTTCTCCAGCCCGAGTGATTTACATGTTATCAATAATCAAACCCGTCTTGTGGACCTACCTGAGCGTTGGGGGCATCACAGCTTATTAGTAAAACCACTCACACCACCCATTATCGTGATTCAAATTCCGATTAATGACAAAGACTGGTTGTACCTTGCCAGTTTAATGCCGGATCCGTACTTTTTAGATGGCACCACCGCACTCAGTGGTGATCGCCTGTTCTCTATGGCCATGTCGGTCGTTACCGTATTGTTACTAAGTATTTTGATACTGCGCCGTGTGACACGTCCACTGGCCACCCTTGCTCGGGCTGCAGAACGCTTTGGACAAGGAGATTGGCAACCGATCAAAGAAGTCGGCAGTGTCGAAGTACGCAATACCGCCAAAGCCTTTAACGACATGCAACGCCGTATTCAACGCTACCTGAACGATAGAGAAAGGCTCTTCGCCTCTATTTCCCACGACTTAAAAACCCCAATCACACGCTTACGATTACGCGCTGAAATGCTAGATGAAGATGATATTCGCGACGCCATGATTCGTGATTTGGAAGACCTCGACATGCTGCTAAAAGGCGCACTACAAAGTGTGAAAGAAACCGATATCCACGAAAATCGTGTCGAAGTAAACATTTCTAGAATGCTTAGAGACATGCAATCTACGGCCAACTTAAACGGCACAAAACTCACCGTAGAGGGAGAATTACAGCATCCTTTTATCGGCAAACCTCTTGCGATCAAACGTTGCCTTGGCAACCTTGTTGATAATGCTTTGTTCTATGGAAAAACCGCAACCGTGTATATCGAAGACGATGAAGACGAAGTCTGTATTCGAGTTTGTGATCAAGGTCCGGGTATCCCCATCGATAAAATGGACAAAGTATTTCAGCCTTATACCCGTCTGACACCAGACCATTCCGGTCACCCCGGTGGCATGGGACTAGGTTTAAGTATTGCGCGCAACATTGCCCGCGCTCACGGTGGAGAAGTGACCTTGAGTAACCATATGCCACAAGGCCTAGAAGCCAAACTTTGGCTACCACGACATTGA
- a CDS encoding ABC transporter substrate-binding protein yields the protein MKKIAFGLTTVALSLAAATAHAGEVEVLHWWTSGGEAAAINVLKEEMVDAGHTWKDFAVAGGGGESAMTVLKSRAISGNPPSAAQIKGPTIQEWGDLGFLTNLDDVAKKGEWDVILPQVVSNVMKYDGHYVAAPVNVHRVNWMWANPEVFRKAGASIPTTWEQFIVEAKKIKAAGFTPLAHGGQNWQDATLFEAIALAKGARFYNSAFIGLSDKTLRSQDMIDVFDTFKQMREFVDPGFSGRDWNVATSMVINGDAAMQIMGDWAKGEFTAAGKKAGIDYVCYPAPGTSGEFTFNIDSLAMFKVDGKEKQAAQKDLARLILEPKFQETFNLNKGSIPVRLNMPRDKFDTCAHSSMDAFLASSTTGNLVPSMAHGMAVNSMVQGAIFDVVTNFFNDESMTSEEAVDKLARAVKASM from the coding sequence ATGAAAAAAATTGCTTTCGGTTTAACCACAGTTGCACTTTCTCTAGCCGCGGCTACCGCTCACGCTGGTGAAGTAGAAGTTCTACATTGGTGGACATCAGGTGGCGAAGCCGCTGCGATCAATGTACTTAAAGAAGAAATGGTAGACGCTGGCCACACTTGGAAAGACTTCGCCGTCGCAGGTGGCGGTGGTGAATCAGCAATGACCGTTCTAAAATCCCGCGCTATTTCTGGCAATCCTCCTTCTGCTGCTCAAATCAAAGGCCCAACTATTCAAGAGTGGGGTGATCTTGGCTTTCTAACCAATCTTGATGATGTTGCGAAAAAAGGCGAATGGGACGTTATTCTTCCTCAAGTTGTTAGTAACGTGATGAAGTACGATGGCCACTATGTAGCGGCTCCTGTGAACGTTCACCGTGTAAACTGGATGTGGGCAAACCCTGAAGTCTTCCGTAAAGCAGGCGCATCTATCCCGACCACTTGGGAACAGTTCATCGTTGAAGCGAAAAAAATCAAAGCCGCTGGCTTTACACCACTCGCTCACGGTGGTCAAAACTGGCAAGACGCCACTTTATTCGAAGCCATCGCTTTGGCTAAAGGCGCACGTTTCTACAACAGCGCGTTCATCGGCTTGTCTGACAAAACACTTCGCAGCCAAGACATGATCGACGTATTTGATACCTTCAAACAAATGCGTGAATTCGTTGACCCAGGTTTCTCTGGTCGTGACTGGAACGTCGCTACATCTATGGTTATCAATGGTGATGCAGCAATGCAAATCATGGGTGACTGGGCGAAAGGCGAGTTCACAGCAGCTGGCAAAAAAGCCGGTATTGATTACGTTTGTTACCCAGCACCTGGCACAAGCGGCGAATTCACCTTTAACATTGACTCCCTAGCGATGTTTAAAGTGGATGGCAAAGAGAAGCAAGCGGCTCAAAAAGATCTTGCTCGTTTGATTCTAGAACCTAAGTTCCAAGAAACCTTCAACTTAAACAAAGGCTCTATTCCAGTTCGCTTGAATATGCCTCGCGATAAGTTTGATACCTGTGCACACTCTTCAATGGATGCCTTCCTAGCAAGCTCAACAACAGGCAACCTAGTACCAAGTATGGCTCACGGCATGGCTGTGAACTCTATGGTTCAAGGTGCGATCTTTGATGTGGTGACGAACTTCTTCAACGACGAATCTATGACGTCTGAAGAAGCGGTTGATAAACTTGCTCGCGCTGTTAAAGCCAGCATGTAA